The Drosophila biarmipes strain raj3 chromosome 2L, RU_DBia_V1.1, whole genome shotgun sequence genome has a window encoding:
- the LOC108033390 gene encoding casein kinase I → MMANQPAITTGRVRNTSLNLENKLIGGKYRVVKPIGSGSFGDIYLGLSVKDASEVAIKVESNDAKYPQLMYEAKVYEQLNRSPGFPALLHYGSEKNFNAMVIELLGPSLEELFNVCKRRFSLKTVLMLTDQLLKRIECVHELGFIHRDIKPDNFLMGLGQHCNKLFLIDFGLSKRYKDIESEMHIPYRKDRNLTGTVRYASINAQMGVEQSRRDDMESLCYCMMYFNLGKLPWQGITAANKKQKYEKILEKKKSVTIPQLCQGFPTEFSLMMHYVRNLRFKEPPDHVYLRQLFRILLRTLNHQYDYIYDWTQLQQQKEQLRANRDRERDRERDRERDLERDRERRRESERQKERVRDREQDRLLRCATQQADRSYGHLSRYDRIGDGALGRRK, encoded by the coding sequence ATGATGGCCAACCAGCCGGCTATAACCACTGGTCGAGTGCGTAACACATCGTTAAATCTGGAGAACAAGCTGATCGGCGGCAAGTATCGGGTGGTCAAGCCCATTGGATCGGGTTCCTTTGGTGACATATATCTCGGACTGAGCGTGAAGGATGCTTCCGAGGTGGCCATCAAGGTGGAGTCGAACGACGCCAAGTATCCGCAGCTGATGTACGAGGCCAAGGTGTACGAACAGCTGAACCGCAGCCCGGGATTCCCCGCACTTCTCCACTATGGCTCCGAGAAGAACTTCAATGCCATGGTTATAGAGCTGTTGGGCCCCTCCCTCGAGGAGCTCTTCAATGTCTGCAAGCGCCGGTTCTCGCTGAAGACCGTGCTCATGCTGACCGACCAACTGCTGAAGCGCATAGAGTGTGTCCACGAACTGGGGTTCATACACCGCGACATCAAGCCCGATAACTTCCTGATGGGGCTGGGCCAGCACTGCAACAAGCTGTTCCTCATCGACTTTGGCCTGTCCAAGAGGTACAAGGACATCGAGTCGGAGATGCATATCCCCTATCGCAAGGATCGCAATCTGACGGGCACCGTTCGCTATGCCTCGATAAATGCCCAGATGGGCGTAGAGCAGTCCCGCCGCGACGACATGGAGTCCTTGTGCTATTGCATGATGTACTTCAATCTGGGAAAGTTACCCTGGCAGGGTATTACGGCCGCCAACAAGAAGCAAAAGTACGAGAAGATACTGGAGAAAAAGAAGAGCGTCACTATCCCGCAGCTCTGCCAGGGCTTTCCCACCGAGTTTTCCCTGATGATGCACTACGTCCGGAATCTTCGTTTCAAGGAGCCGCCGGATCACGTCTATCTCCGCCAGCTCTTCCGCATCCTTCTGCGCACGCTGAACCACCAGTACGACTACATATACGACTGGacccagctgcagcagcaaaagGAGCAACTGCGCGCGAACAGGGATCGGGAACGGGATAGGGAACGGGATCGGGAGCGGGACTTGGAGCGGGATCGTGAGCGTCGACGGGAAAGCGAGCGCCAGAAGGAGCGCGTCAGAGATCGTGAGCAGGATCGTCTGCTCAGGTGTGCCACCCAGCAGGCGGATCGATCTTATGGCCATCTTTCGAGATATGATCGCATTGGCGATGGGGCCCTCGGCAGGCGAAAGTAA